Below is a genomic region from Ketogulonicigenium vulgare WSH-001.
TGTCGACCACCGCCGCACTGTCGGGGCAGGGCATGGGCAAGAAAGTTGCGCTGATCACTGACGGTCGTTTCTCGGGCGCGACGCGCGGCTTCTGCGTCGGCCACGTTGGCCCCGAAGCGGCCCATGGCGGCCCCATCGCTATGCTGAAAACCGGCGATATGATCACGATCAATGCCGTGACCGGCGAGATCTCGGTCGATCTGACGGATGAGGAACTGGCCGCGCGCAAGGCCGATTGGGCTGGTCCGCGTCAAACCGAATATGAGTCGGGTGCCTTGTGGAAATATGCCCGTCTTGTGGGCACCGCCCGCCTTGGCGCTGTCACTCATCCGGGTGCGAAAGCCGAGCGCCACGTCTATATGGATCAGTAAGCGATCAAGAAAGGCCCCAGCCCCCAAGCCGGGGCCTTTCGTTTAACCAATCGCCACCCAATATTCACGCGAGCGAAGATTTGCGCTTTGCGCTAAGATATTGTTTGTTTTACACATGGGCCAAGGCGGCCTGTGGGCCGCACCGACGCTGGGGCCTCCGATGTCTGAATTTTTGAACAATCTGTCGGGCCGCATTGCACGGCGCTATTGGTCGCAAGCCGCCACGCGCGCGGCTGATACCAGCACATCCCCCGCAAAGGTGAAACAAATCGCTGACGAAGCGGGCCGGTTGCGCCACGATCTTGATGCGATTGAGCGCGCTGCAGCGGCCCGACTGAATTTTGCGGCTGCGCCCGATAATGGTATAGAACAGCCGGTCAGCAGCGATTGGGCATGGCGGCCCGAATTGTGGACGGCACCCTTGCGCCCAGCCGTTTTAATTGGCCCAGAAAGCGGCACCGCTTTGGGGCAGCATATGAAGTTGTTCCACGACGGCAATGCCGGTCAGGCGCTAGTGCGTCAGTCGCGTAATACGCGCGCGGGGCTGGCATCCTATCGCTTTGAAATCGAGACGTTCCGATTTGACGCAAGTTATGTCAGCCTGGTGCTGACGCTGCCAGAGGCGCCTGTGACCGGGTTGAAGTTACGCCATCTGATCGCGCTGAACCTTAACTATATGACCGAAGGCGGGCTGGTGGGTTTCGCGCGGTTGAACGTGAAACACGGCCCCAATGTCGAAACGATTCTGCGCGAACTGCCGCCGGGCGATTATGATACCAGCGTCGAATTCGACATGGCCTATACCAAGTTGAATGAAAAACGGGTCGAAGCGATGTGGCTGGACCTGATCTTTGAAAAACCGACGTTAAACCGCATTGTGATTAATGATTTGACGATGGCGCGTTTCCCGCGCGCAGAGATGTAGGCTGCTCATGACACTGATTGAAACGCGTATTGTCGAAGGTATATGGGAAGGGCTGCTGACGGACACGGTGCTCGAGCCACGCTTGGTCGCCAGTCATAACGGTGTGGACCTGCCCGTCGCATGGACGGCACAAGAGGGCGGCGATTATGCCCTGCGTGTCGAGGTGCCGCGTGCAATGGTCAGCGCGGGTCAGCATGTAATGATCATCCGTGATCAGGATACAGGGATCGAGATTTCGCGGTTTGTGATGGCGGTGGGCGAAGACGCGTTGAACCCCCAGCAGGCTGAAATTGCCATTTTACGGGCCGAGCTTGACTTGCTCAAATCGGCCTTTCGCAGCTTTGCCCGCGATGCCGAAGATTTCCAACGCATCATGGTCGAACAGATGGAGGGCGAGGGCGGTATCTAATCCCCCCCCGCATGTGAAAAAGGGCGCTGCTGCGCCCTTTTATTTTGCCAGATCTTGGGTGGGATAGAAAATCCCGCCAGGGGATGCGGTAAAGACCTCGTGCCCGTCTGCGGTAATGCCAATCGAGTGTTCGAACTGCGCCGACAGGGATTTATCGCGCGTCACCGCCGTCCAGCCATCTGCCAGAACCTTGGTCTCGTGTTTGCCCAGGTTCACCATCGGCTCGATGGTAAAGAACATGCCTTCCTCCAGCACGGGGCCAGAGCCCGCGCGGCCATAATGCAGCACGTTTGGCGGGGCGTGGAACACGCGGCCCAGGCCGTGGCCGCAGAAATCGCGCACAACCGACATACGCTGCGCCTCGACATAGGTCTGGATCGCATGGCCGATATCGCCATAGGTATTGCCGGGTTTGGCCTGTGCAAGGCCGACCATCAACGCCTCATGCGTGACATCGATCAGACGTTGGGCTTTGCGTGAAAGGCTGCCCGCCACATACATGCGGCTGGAATCGCCATACCAGCCATCGACGATGACCGTGACGTCGATATTCATGATATCGCCGTCTTTCAGCACCTTGTCGCCGGGAATGCCGTGGCAGACCACATGGTTCAGCGAAATACACGACGCATGCTGATAGCCGTTATAGCCGATCGTGGCCGATGTCGCGCCATGCGCCTCAACCATCTCGAGGATCAGCTTATCCAGCGCGCCGGTTGTGACGCCGGGCTGCACATGCGGGGTGATATCGTCCAGAATCTGGGCGACGACGCGGCCAGCCTCGGCCATGCCGGCGAAATCGGCCAGCTCATGAATGCGAATCCCTTCGCGCGTCAGTCTTCCTCTGCGTTCGTCCACTGCTTTCATCCTTTCGTCTTGATCGGCAGATAGTCGATCATCGGCGACAAATCCAGACCATGGGTCAAAGGCCGGGGTAGAAGTCGCGCCCGGCCATGCCTATACCTGAAGGAATGGGTATTTCAGGTAAATGAGGGGGCCGCATGGCCAATCCGACAGCTGCAATTCTACTGATCGGCGATGAGCTGCTGTCCGGCCGCACGCGCGACAGTAATATGTTCTTTCTGGCGCAAGAGCTGACGCGCCTTGGGATTGACCTGAAACTGGCGATGATGATCCCGGACGAGGCGCAGACGATCACAGACACGGTGCGCGATGTATCGGGGCGGTTCGATCATGTCTTCACCTCGGGTGGGATCGGGCCGACGCATGACGATATCACTGCCGATGCCGTCGCCGCCGCGTTTGACACGCCCATCGGTGTGCGCGACGACGCCCGTGCCTTGCTAGAGGCCAGTTATACCCCGCGCGGCATCGAGCTGAACGAATCGCGCCTGCGCATGGCCCGTATTCCCGATGGCGCGGCGCTGATCGACAATCCTGTCAGCGCAGCTCCCGGCTTTTCCATCGGCAATGTCCATGTGATGGCTGGCGTGCCCCGCGTGTTCGAGGCGATGTGCCACGCGCTGCTGCCGGGGCTGGCCTCTGGCCGTCCGGTGCTGTCACAGACCTGGACCGTCATGCGCGGCGAGGGCGAGATTGCCGCCCGTCTGGGCGAGATCGCGGCGGATTTCCCTGACCTTGCCATCGGCTCTTACCCCTTCTCGAAAGACAGCGTCTACGGCACCAATATCGTTGTGCGCGGCGTCGACGGCCCGCAGGTCGAGGCGGCGCTGGTTATCCTGGCCGAGGCCTTTCCCGCATGAGTCTGATCGACCGGATGGAGCCAAGCTGGCCGCCAGTTGCCCGTTTTACACATGGCCCCTTCGTGTTGCGGCAGGGTCTGGGCGGCGGCAGCCGCGTGAGTGCCATCTCGCTCGCCGATCCGAATGTCCCAGCCGATCAGATCCAACGCGCCTTGCCGGATGTCGAGGCAGCCGCCCGCACGCTGGGCCAGCCGCCGCTGTTTCTGCTGACCGATGATGACGCTGCTGATATGGCGCTGGCAAATATCCTGCGCGCGCGCGGCTATGCCCTGTCTGACGAAGTCTTTGCCTTCGAAGGCCCGCTTGCCACCGCTGCATTGGCTGCGGGGCTAAAGGTGCATTCCGGCTGGCCGGCAGGTGCGGATGCTTTGGCGGTCTGGAACAATGACGGCCGCGTCGGCGCGGCGCGTATGGCGGTGATGGCGCGTGCGCGCGGCGAGAAGGCCGTGATCTCGCTGTGTGATGCGACGGGCCCGGTCGGGGCGCTGTTCGCTGCGATCCATGATGGCGCGGCGGTGCTCCACGCGATCGAGGTGATCCCCGCCGCCCGCGGGCGTGGTTACGGCCATGCGCTGATGATCGCGGCCAGTAACTGGGCGCGGGCGCATCGTGCAGATCGCCTGATGCTGGTCGTGACCAAACAGAACCTACCGGCTGTCACGCTGTATCTGCGGCACGGCTTGCAGGTGATCGGCGGCTATTACTATCTGAAATCCGCATGATACGGGCGGCTTTGGCCTTGGTGTTCGGGCTATGCGCTTCGGTCGCGATGGCGTTCGAATTGCCGCTGTCCCCCAGCGCGGTCGAAACCTATGATGTTGCCGAGGCGGCGCGCAGCTATGCGCTGCCAACCGGCCCTTTCGCAGATGGCGCGCTGCCGACCCGCACTATTGACGGCGCAGTGCAGCGACGCGCGTGGCGGATTGCCGATCCCAATCCCAATACTCTGCCCTTGATGCAGCAAATCCGCGCGAATCTACAGGCCGAAGGCTACGATATCCTGTTCGATTGCGCGGCAAGCGCCTGTGGCGGCTTTGATTTTCGCGCAGGTGCCGAGGTGATCGCCGCCCCCGCGATGTTCGTGGATTTGGGGGATTTCCGCTTTCTCGCGGCGCAGCGTGATGGCGCGGCGCTGTCGGTGCTGATCAGCAAAAGTGTCGCCGCGCTGCATGTGCAACTGATCGAGGCAACCGCAGGAGCCGCGCCGATGCCCATCGCCCCCATCGCAGAAGCGCTGCCGTCTTGGGCGATGACGCTCGAGGTCGAGGGACATGCGGTCATTGATGGCCTGGCGTTCGAGACGGGCAGCGCAGCCCCATTGCCCGGCGCGGATGTGGCGCTGGGGGCGCTGGCGGATTGGTTGCGCGCAGATCCCGCGCGTCGGGTGTTGATCGTCGGACACACCGATGCCAGCGGGAGCTTGGCTGCGAATATGACCATTTCGCAGGCGCGGGCCGAGGCCGTCGCTCAGCGGCTGCGCAGCGAATTCGCCGTGCCCGCCGCGCAATTGCAAGCGGCAGGTGCGGGTTACATGGCCCCGCGCGCGCCCAATGACGATGAGGCGGGCCGCGCCCTTAATCGGCGGGTCGAGGCGGTGCGTCTGCCCGCAGCAGGGTGATATGCGTGTCGCCGTAGCGGCGGCTTTCCAACAGGGTGAAACCGGTAGGCGGCGGGAAAGGCCCGCTTTCCTCGGCCACGATCAGCGCCCCTTCGGCGATCCAGCCCCCCTTGCGGGCCGCCAGCAGTGCCGATGTGCCCAGCCCCGCGCCATAGGGCGGATCGAGGAACACCAGATCCGCCGCCGCGCCGGAATTGGGGGGCAGGGCGCCGGTGTCCACCGCCAGCAGGCGCGTATCTGAGGCGCGGCCCATGCGGGTGATATTGTCGCGGATCAGGCGCTGCGCGACGCGGCCACTATCGACCAGCGTCACATGGGCCGCGCCGCGCGACAGCGCCTCTAACCCCAGCGCGCCGGTGCCTGCAAACAGGTCCAGCACGGTGGCCCCGCCTATCGGATCGCCAAAACGCCCGCCCGCCAGCAGGTTGAACAGCGACTCGCGCACGCGGTCGGTGGTCGGGCGCAGATGCGCGGCGGGGTCGCCGCGGCCGACCTCGGCCAGATGCAGCCCGCGATGGCGACCGGCGATAATCCTCACTTCAGCAGCGCCTTCAGATCGAGGGCGGGATCGGCGACCAGTGCCGGATCGGCGGATTTGCCCGCCTCGATCAGGCGTTTGCCGACCATATAGGCGCGGGGGTCGTTCATCGCGTCGATGGCGACCAGCTGGCCGCCCCGATAATACCAGTTCGACTGTATCAGCCCCTCACCCTTGCGGATGGTGATATCGTCGCTGGCTGCGCCAAGCCCCGCGATCTGCAATTTGCAATCATATTGATCCGACCAGAACCACGGCTTTGGCGCATAGGGCACGCCCTGTCCCAGCATGTTCAGCGCGACGTTTTCCGCCTGATCAATCGCGTTTCCGACGCTTTCAATCCGCATCCGCACGCCTTGATAGACCAGGGCTGCCACATCGCCCGCTGCATAAATCGCGAGATCGCTGGTGCGGCCAAAGTCATCAACGGCAATGCCGTTCTCGACCAAAAGCCCTGCATCGCGGGCCAGCTGGTCGTTCGGGATGATGCCGATGCCAACAATCACCAGATCCGCCGTAACTTGCTGGCCATCCGTCAGCACAGCGCCGGTGACATGACCCGTGCCCAGCAGATGATCGACCGAGACACCTTCCAGAATCTTGACGCCATGGCTTTCATGCAGGGCGCGGAAATAATCCGACGTTGCGGGGGCTGCGACGCGCGACAGGATGC
It encodes:
- a CDS encoding competence/damage-inducible protein A, producing the protein MANPTAAILLIGDELLSGRTRDSNMFFLAQELTRLGIDLKLAMMIPDEAQTITDTVRDVSGRFDHVFTSGGIGPTHDDITADAVAAAFDTPIGVRDDARALLEASYTPRGIELNESRLRMARIPDGAALIDNPVSAAPGFSIGNVHVMAGVPRVFEAMCHALLPGLASGRPVLSQTWTVMRGEGEIAARLGEIAADFPDLAIGSYPFSKDSVYGTNIVVRGVDGPQVEAALVILAEAFPA
- a CDS encoding OmpA family protein — its product is MIRAALALVFGLCASVAMAFELPLSPSAVETYDVAEAARSYALPTGPFADGALPTRTIDGAVQRRAWRIADPNPNTLPLMQQIRANLQAEGYDILFDCAASACGGFDFRAGAEVIAAPAMFVDLGDFRFLAAQRDGAALSVLISKSVAALHVQLIEATAGAAPMPIAPIAEALPSWAMTLEVEGHAVIDGLAFETGSAAPLPGADVALGALADWLRADPARRVLIVGHTDASGSLAANMTISQARAEAVAQRLRSEFAVPAAQLQAAGAGYMAPRAPNDDEAGRALNRRVEAVRLPAAG
- the map gene encoding type I methionyl aminopeptidase, producing the protein MDERRGRLTREGIRIHELADFAGMAEAGRVVAQILDDITPHVQPGVTTGALDKLILEMVEAHGATSATIGYNGYQHASCISLNHVVCHGIPGDKVLKDGDIMNIDVTVIVDGWYGDSSRMYVAGSLSRKAQRLIDVTHEALMVGLAQAKPGNTYGDIGHAIQTYVEAQRMSVVRDFCGHGLGRVFHAPPNVLHYGRAGSGPVLEEGMFFTIEPMVNLGKHETKVLADGWTAVTRDKSLSAQFEHSIGITADGHEVFTASPGGIFYPTQDLAK
- the rsmD gene encoding 16S rRNA (guanine(966)-N(2))-methyltransferase RsmD is translated as MRIIAGRHRGLHLAEVGRGDPAAHLRPTTDRVRESLFNLLAGGRFGDPIGGATVLDLFAGTGALGLEALSRGAAHVTLVDSGRVAQRLIRDNITRMGRASDTRLLAVDTGALPPNSGAAADLVFLDPPYGAGLGTSALLAARKGGWIAEGALIVAEESGPFPPPTGFTLLESRRYGDTHITLLRADAPPRPAD
- a CDS encoding GNAT family N-acetyltransferase; translated protein: MSLIDRMEPSWPPVARFTHGPFVLRQGLGGGSRVSAISLADPNVPADQIQRALPDVEAAARTLGQPPLFLLTDDDAADMALANILRARGYALSDEVFAFEGPLATAALAAGLKVHSGWPAGADALAVWNNDGRVGAARMAVMARARGEKAVISLCDATGPVGALFAAIHDGAAVLHAIEVIPAARGRGYGHALMIAASNWARAHRADRLMLVVTKQNLPAVTLYLRHGLQVIGGYYYLKSA
- a CDS encoding DUF6478 family protein, which encodes MSEFLNNLSGRIARRYWSQAATRAADTSTSPAKVKQIADEAGRLRHDLDAIERAAAARLNFAAAPDNGIEQPVSSDWAWRPELWTAPLRPAVLIGPESGTALGQHMKLFHDGNAGQALVRQSRNTRAGLASYRFEIETFRFDASYVSLVLTLPEAPVTGLKLRHLIALNLNYMTEGGLVGFARLNVKHGPNVETILRELPPGDYDTSVEFDMAYTKLNEKRVEAMWLDLIFEKPTLNRIVINDLTMARFPRAEM
- a CDS encoding NAD(P)/FAD-dependent oxidoreductase is translated as MDALNHVVVIGGGQAAAALVAKLRTAGYTQAITIIGAEVDPPYQRPPLSKAYLAGEMARERLYLRPAAFYQQHNITLRTGLTVTAIDRAARRITLSDGSALDYDALALTTGADPRPLPADKGGALAGVLTMRNLADADALDPLLTAGKSLLVVGGGYIGLEAAAVAAKRGLDVTLVHSGARILSRVAAPATSDYFRALHESHGVKILEGVSVDHLLGTGHVTGAVLTDGQQVTADLVIVGIGIIPNDQLARDAGLLVENGIAVDDFGRTSDLAIYAAGDVAALVYQGVRMRIESVGNAIDQAENVALNMLGQGVPYAPKPWFWSDQYDCKLQIAGLGAASDDITIRKGEGLIQSNWYYRGGQLVAIDAMNDPRAYMVGKRLIEAGKSADPALVADPALDLKALLK